The Rosa rugosa chromosome 3, drRosRugo1.1, whole genome shotgun sequence sequence CTTCCACCATAATCAGCTGAAATAGTCGTCAGCGGGCAATCATACACCTTTGTCTTTTTGTTCACTAAAACTTAAGCAAGATTTCAACCATTGTTTCCATGGAGCATCCTCCTGTTGCTCGAGCCATGACAGAAAAGAGCTATCCAACAAGCAGAAGAAGTTGACATAGAGGAGTTGATACCTAACAGGTACAAATCGGAAATTCACTACTTGCACAATTGGCCATATGCCTCCTTCAAGAGCAAAGGCAGGGAGAAAATCCCTTTTTACATCTTCCTTGATTTGAGGAACACTCTTTCCAGCAGCAAAACCCATGTAAGTGAAAAATACAAGTAAATCCAATGGCCCAAAAAGAAACCCATCAATCGCAACTTTAGTAGCAACAAACCGAAATGAGTTCTGTTTCAGTAGAAGTCGTGATTTTATATATCGATCCAAACCTTCATACCTGCAAAAGATGATAAAAAACAAACTGATAACCTGAAGAGTATAAACCCATATATTTGTCTCTctctatggaaaaaaaaaaaaaaggtggtgcCTCAAAGGCTTGTCATTACTGATTAGTAGTTCCTTTATTTTGTAAAATTCTAGAGCATCCTTTAAAGTGGGAGTCATATCTCAATACACCCACGTCAAAATTACATGCCCACATATTCAGAATGTATGTTTTTTTAACCCCTAAAATGCTTACCAGAGGTGACCAACTGGCccaacaaatccaaatccaaacaaGCTGGTTTTAGTCACTCTTCTCCAATTGATCTTCAACTCTTCATCTCCTCCCTGTGAATGAAAAGAGATCTTTTATGTTATTAGAAGAGAGAGATAATTAACAGTATGTTGCTAG is a genomic window containing:
- the LOC133735411 gene encoding uncharacterized protein LOC133735411: MFRLWKCYQNCLASHPVKTQVISSGLIWGLGDIAAQTITHSTANKHNQIQTHQGGDEELKINWRRVTKTSLFGFGFVGPVGHLWYEGLDRYIKSRLLLKQNSFRFVATKVAIDGFLFGPLDLLVFFTYMGFAAGKSVPQIKEDVKRDFLPAFALEGGIWPIVQVVNFRFVPVRYQLLYVNFFCLLDSSFLSWLEQQEDAPWKQWLKSCLSFSEQKDKGV